In one window of Microplitis demolitor isolate Queensland-Clemson2020A chromosome 4, iyMicDemo2.1a, whole genome shotgun sequence DNA:
- the LOC103576362 gene encoding glutamate decarboxylase isoform X1, whose translation MDNVQMIGTKITALKDYLYNFARTHSPTRLMGSENAYALSKETANLKYSDIIPINAEGYPATKEFLTKVVDILLDYVKTQNDRNSKVLDFHHPADLMRILDLEIPDNGLTLQQLLIDCSTTLKYQVKTGHPHFFNQLSCGLDVVSMAGEWLTATANTNMFTYEIAPVFILMEHVVLKKMRELIGWNTGDSILAPGGSISNLYAFLAARHKMFPQYKERGLAAVGGQLVMFTSDQCHYSVKSCASVCGLGTDNCVMVPSDERGRIIPSKLEELILERKARGHIPFFVNATAGTTVIGAFDPISQIADICEKYKLWLHVDAAWGGGLLLSRKYRHPRLTGIERADSVTWNPHKLMGALLQCSSIHFKEDGLLISCNQMSAEYLFMTDKLYDVRYDTGDKVIQCGRHNDIFKLWLQWRAKGTEGFEKLIDRLMELSEYMVKRIKQMSDKFYLILEPELVNVCFWYLPTRVRNMPHSPEREKILGEICPILKNRMMESGTLMVGYQPDDRRPNFFRNIISSAAVTEADIDFLLAEMDRLGHDL comes from the exons ATGGACAATGTGCAAATGATCGGCACTAAAATCACTGCCCTCAAGGATTACTTATAT AATTTCGCCCGAACGCATTCACCGACGAGACTAATGGGTTCCGAAAACGCATACGCCCTCAGTAAGGAGACTGCTAATCTAAAGTACTCTG ACATAATTCCTATCAATGCTGAAGGCTATCCAGCAACGAAGGAATTTTTGACAAAAGTGGTAGACATTTTATTGGACTACGTTAAAACGCAAAATGACCGTAATTCAAAAGTCCTGGATTTCCATCACCCAGCTGACCTGATGCGGATTTTAGACCTCGAGATACCGGACAACGGGCTGACACTCCAGCAGCTTCTTATCGATTGCTCTACTACTCTCAAGTACCAGGTCAAAACTG GCCACCCGCATTTTTTCAACCAATTGTCATGTGGCCTGGACGTGGTGTCGATGGCGGGCGAGTGGCTAACGGCGACAGCAAATACCAACATGTTTACCTACGAGATAGCCCCCGTGTTCATTCTGATGGAGCATGTggtgttgaaaaaaatgcggGAACTCATCGGATGGAACACCGGGGATTCTATTTTAGCACCCGGTGGatcaattagtaatttatacGCATTTCTGGCAGCTCGACACAAAATGTTTCCGCAGTACAAAGAACGCGGGTTGGCTGCCGTTGGTGGTCAGCTTGTCATGTTTACTTCTGACCAG TGTCACTATTCAGTCAAATCGTGTGCATCAGTCTGTGGTCTGGGCACTGACAACTGTGTTATGGTACCAAGTGATGAACGTGGACGCATAATACCATCAAAGCTGGAAGAATTGATCCTGGAACGCAAAGCCCGAGGTCACATTCCATTCTTTGTCAACGCTACCGCCGGTACAACTGTAATCGGGGCATTTGATCCCATTTCACAAATTGCTGATATTTGTGAGAAATACAAACTCTGGCTTCATGTTGAC gctGCCTGGGGAGGCGGACTGTTGCTGTCACGAAAATACCGTCATCCCCGACTGACTGGAATCGAGCG GGCTGACTCTGTAACCTGGAATCCTCACAAATTGATGGGTGCTCTACTACAATGCTCATCAATCCACTTCAAAGAAGAC GGTCTTTTGATCAGCTGTAACCAAATGTCTgctgaatatttattcatGACAGACAAACTCTATGATGTTAGATACGACACTGGTGACAAAGTAATTCAATGCGGTCGTCacaatgacatttttaaattgtggTTGCAATGGCGTGCCAAG GGTACCGAGGGCTTCGAAAAACTTATCGACAGACTGATGGAACTGAGTGAATATATGGTCAAGCGCATTAAACAAATGTCTGATAAATTCTACCTAATCCTAGAACCAGAACTGGTCAATGTCTGTTTCTGGTACTTGCCAACACGGGTACGAAACATGCCACACAGTCCCGAAAGGGAAAAAATTCTCGGCGAG aTCTGTCCCATTCTAAAGAACAGAATGATGGAATCTGGTACATTGATGGTTGGCTACCAGCCAGACGACCGCAGACCAAATTTCTTCCGTAACATAATTTCGAGTGCTGCAGTAACGGAAGCTGACATCGATTTCCTACTCGCCGAAATGGATCGACTTGGCCACGATCTCTAA
- the LOC103576362 gene encoding glutamate decarboxylase isoform X2, giving the protein MGSENAYALSKETANLKYSDIIPINAEGYPATKEFLTKVVDILLDYVKTQNDRNSKVLDFHHPADLMRILDLEIPDNGLTLQQLLIDCSTTLKYQVKTGHPHFFNQLSCGLDVVSMAGEWLTATANTNMFTYEIAPVFILMEHVVLKKMRELIGWNTGDSILAPGGSISNLYAFLAARHKMFPQYKERGLAAVGGQLVMFTSDQCHYSVKSCASVCGLGTDNCVMVPSDERGRIIPSKLEELILERKARGHIPFFVNATAGTTVIGAFDPISQIADICEKYKLWLHVDAAWGGGLLLSRKYRHPRLTGIERADSVTWNPHKLMGALLQCSSIHFKEDGLLISCNQMSAEYLFMTDKLYDVRYDTGDKVIQCGRHNDIFKLWLQWRAKGTEGFEKLIDRLMELSEYMVKRIKQMSDKFYLILEPELVNVCFWYLPTRVRNMPHSPEREKILGEICPILKNRMMESGTLMVGYQPDDRRPNFFRNIISSAAVTEADIDFLLAEMDRLGHDL; this is encoded by the exons ATGGGTTCCGAAAACGCATACGCCCTCAGTAAGGAGACTGCTAATCTAAAGTACTCTG ACATAATTCCTATCAATGCTGAAGGCTATCCAGCAACGAAGGAATTTTTGACAAAAGTGGTAGACATTTTATTGGACTACGTTAAAACGCAAAATGACCGTAATTCAAAAGTCCTGGATTTCCATCACCCAGCTGACCTGATGCGGATTTTAGACCTCGAGATACCGGACAACGGGCTGACACTCCAGCAGCTTCTTATCGATTGCTCTACTACTCTCAAGTACCAGGTCAAAACTG GCCACCCGCATTTTTTCAACCAATTGTCATGTGGCCTGGACGTGGTGTCGATGGCGGGCGAGTGGCTAACGGCGACAGCAAATACCAACATGTTTACCTACGAGATAGCCCCCGTGTTCATTCTGATGGAGCATGTggtgttgaaaaaaatgcggGAACTCATCGGATGGAACACCGGGGATTCTATTTTAGCACCCGGTGGatcaattagtaatttatacGCATTTCTGGCAGCTCGACACAAAATGTTTCCGCAGTACAAAGAACGCGGGTTGGCTGCCGTTGGTGGTCAGCTTGTCATGTTTACTTCTGACCAG TGTCACTATTCAGTCAAATCGTGTGCATCAGTCTGTGGTCTGGGCACTGACAACTGTGTTATGGTACCAAGTGATGAACGTGGACGCATAATACCATCAAAGCTGGAAGAATTGATCCTGGAACGCAAAGCCCGAGGTCACATTCCATTCTTTGTCAACGCTACCGCCGGTACAACTGTAATCGGGGCATTTGATCCCATTTCACAAATTGCTGATATTTGTGAGAAATACAAACTCTGGCTTCATGTTGAC gctGCCTGGGGAGGCGGACTGTTGCTGTCACGAAAATACCGTCATCCCCGACTGACTGGAATCGAGCG GGCTGACTCTGTAACCTGGAATCCTCACAAATTGATGGGTGCTCTACTACAATGCTCATCAATCCACTTCAAAGAAGAC GGTCTTTTGATCAGCTGTAACCAAATGTCTgctgaatatttattcatGACAGACAAACTCTATGATGTTAGATACGACACTGGTGACAAAGTAATTCAATGCGGTCGTCacaatgacatttttaaattgtggTTGCAATGGCGTGCCAAG GGTACCGAGGGCTTCGAAAAACTTATCGACAGACTGATGGAACTGAGTGAATATATGGTCAAGCGCATTAAACAAATGTCTGATAAATTCTACCTAATCCTAGAACCAGAACTGGTCAATGTCTGTTTCTGGTACTTGCCAACACGGGTACGAAACATGCCACACAGTCCCGAAAGGGAAAAAATTCTCGGCGAG aTCTGTCCCATTCTAAAGAACAGAATGATGGAATCTGGTACATTGATGGTTGGCTACCAGCCAGACGACCGCAGACCAAATTTCTTCCGTAACATAATTTCGAGTGCTGCAGTAACGGAAGCTGACATCGATTTCCTACTCGCCGAAATGGATCGACTTGGCCACGATCTCTAA
- the LOC103576363 gene encoding fumarylacetoacetase, producing the protein MKSFINYSRDCEFPIENLPYGVFSTSEQTQKHVGVAIGDQILDLFAISHLFTGPLLSGKQQVFQQDCLNEFMSLGRPAWLEARSTIQNLLSPSNTKLQEEPLRSKAFVKQESATMHLPAKIGDYTDFYSSIHHATNVGIMFRGKENALMPNWKYLPVGYHGRASSVVISGTPLRRPRGQTAPVEGQAPVYGTSKLMDFELEVAFFVGGPPTNLGDSIPATKAYDHIFGMVLMNDWSARDIQKWEYVPLGPFGAKNFGTTISPWVVTMEALEPFKVPNMDQDPKPFEYLQHKNFCNFDIKLEVDIKTPKGVVTTVSRSNYKYMYWTPQQQLAHHTVTGCNINPGDLMASGTISGETADSFGSMLELSWKGTMPVSMQDGSTRKFLQDNDEVIIRGYCVGDDYKVGFGECAGKLLPAYSE; encoded by the exons ATGAagtcttttataaattattcccgAGACTGCGAGTTTCCCATTGAAAATTTGCCGTACGGAGTTTTTTCTACATCTGAACAG aCACAAAAACATGTGGGAGTAGCGATCGGTGATCAAATCCTCGATTTGTTTGCGATATCCCATTTATTTACCGGACCTCTGTTATCTGGGAAGCAACAAGTCTTTCAACAGGATTGTCTCAATGAGTTTATGTCACTTGGAAGACCCGCGTGGCTTGAAGCAAGATCgactattcaaaatttgttatcTCCCTCAAACACGAAACTTCAAGAAGAGCCTCTGAGatccaa agctTTTGTGAAACAAGAATCAGCAACGATGCATTTGCCAGCAAAAATAGGAGATTACACAGACTTTTATTCATCAATTCATCATGCTACTAATGTTGGAATCATGTTCCGGGGGAAAGAAAACGCTTTGATGCCAAACTG gaAATATTTGCCAGTGGGTTATCACGGTCGTGCAAGTTCAGTAGTGATATCAGGAACTCCACTGCGTCGTCCTCGAGGACAAACGGCTCCCGTGGAAGGTCAGGCCCCAGTCTACGGAACCTCGAAGCTGATGGACTTCGAACTAGAAGTTGCGTTTTTTGTCGGTGGACCTCCGACTAATCTCGGAGATTCAATCCCCGCTACGAAAGCTTACGACCATATTTTTGGAATGGTTTTGATGAATGACTGGAGCG CGAGAGACATCCAGAAGTGGGAGTACGTGCCCTTGGGTCCATTCGgtgcaaaaaatttcgggaCAACTATTTCACCGTGGGTCGTAACTATGGAAGCTCTTGAACCTTTCAAAGTTCCTAACATGGACCAGGATCCAAAACCTTTTGAATATCTCCAGCACAAAAATTTCTGTAACTTTGATATAAAACTTGAAGTCGACATCAAAA CACCTAAAGGAGTTGTCACAACAGTGTCGCGTAGTAACTACAAATACATGTACTGGACACCTCAGCAGCAACTTGCTCATCACACGGTAACCGGGTGTAATATCAACCCTGGAGATCTGATGGCATCCGGTACAATAAGCGGCGAA aCTGCTGATTCATTTGGATCCATGCTGGAATTGTCATGGAAAGGAACCATGCCCGTATCAATGCAAGACGGAAGTACCAGAAAATTTCTTCAAGACAATGACGAAGTTATAATTCGCGGATATTGCGTTGGAGATGATTACAAAGTTGGATTTGGAGAGTGCGCGGGAAAATTATTACCTGCCTActctgaataa
- the LOC103576364 gene encoding histone deacetylase HDAC1, translating to MSIQPHSKKRVCYYYDSDIGNYYYGQGHPMKPHRIRMTHNLLLNYGLYRKMEIYRPHKATADEMTKFHSDEYIRFLRSIRPDNMSEYNKQMQRFNVGEDCPVFDGLYEFCQLSAGGSVAAAVKLNKMASEICINWGGGLHHAKKSEASGFCYVNDIVLGILELLKYHQRVLYIDIDVHHGDGVEEAFYTTDRVMTVSFHKYGEYFPGTGDLRDIGAGKGKYYAVNIPLRDGMDDDSYESIFVPIISKVMETFQPSAVVLQCGADSLTGDRLGCFNLTVRGHGKCVEFVKKYNLPFLMVGGGGYTIRNVSRCWTYETSVALGCEIANELPYNDYFEYFGPDFKLHISPSNMGNQNTIEYLEKIKTRLFENLRMLPHAPGVQVQAIPEDGATIEDSEAEEKVNPDERLPQRDIDKRIQHENEYSDSEDEGEGGRRDNRSFKGARKRPRLEKGQEPMETDIKKEDDIKNEAKDEKDEKNNIMNEETKKESTNP from the exons gtgacattggaaattattattacggGCAAGGTCACCCGATGAAGCCGCACAGAATACGCATGACCCACAACTTGCTGTTGAACTATGGGCTCTACAGGAAAATGGAGATCTACCGACCGCATAAAGCGACCGCTGACGAGATGACCAAATTTCACAGTGACGAGTACATACGATTTTTACGGTCGATTCGCCCCGACAATATGTCGGAGTACAACAAACAGATGCAGAGGTTCAATGTGGGTGAAGATTGTCCAGTCTTCGATGGTCTCTATGAGTTCTGTCAGTTGTCCGCCGGTGGGTCAGTGGCCGCGGCCGTCAAGTTGAACAAAATGGCGTCAGAAATTTGTATCAACTGGGGCGGAGGTCTGCATCACGCCAAGAAGAGCGAAGCCTCCGGGTTCTGTTACGTCAACGACATCGTCTTGGGTATCCTGGAGCTTCTGAAGTACCACCAGCGTGTTCTGTACATTGATATCGATGTCCATCATGGAGATGGAGTAGAAGAAGCTTTCTACACAACTGACCGAGTGATGACGGTGTCTTTCCACAAGTACGGCGAGTACTTCCCCGGCACCGGTGACCTGAGAGACATCGGAGCTGGTAAAGGTAAATACTACGCCGTCAATATTCCCCTTCGTGACGGCATGGATGACGACAGCTACGAGTCCATCTTTGTTCCAATAATTTCAAAAGTCATGGAAACCTTCCAACCCTCGGCGGTGGTCTTGCAATGCGGAGCCGACTCTTTAACCGGTGACCGGCTAGGTTGCTTCAACCTCACAGTCCGTGGTCATGGTAAATGCGTTGAATTTGTCAAGAAATACAACCTCCCATTCTTGATGGTCGGCGGAGGCGGATATACCATCAGAAATGTGTCAAGATGCTGGACATACGAGACTTCGGTTGCTCTCGGATGCGAAATCGCGAATGAACTTCCTTACAACGActactttgaatattttggaCCCGATTTTAAACTCCACATCAGTCCGTCCAATATGGGCAACCAAAATACAATTGAGTACTTGGAGAAAATAAAGACTCGTTTGTTTGAAAATCTACGGATGCTTCCGCACGCTCCTGGTGTCCAAGTCCAGGCGATTCCCGAAGACGGCGCCACTATTGAAGACTCCGAAGCTGAAGAGAAGGTTAATCCTGATGAGAGACTGCCTCAGCGGGATATCGACAAGAGGATCCAGCATGAGAATGAGTACAGTGATAGTGAAGATGAAGGAGAGGGTGGACGCAGAGACAACAGATCTTTTAAGGGTGCAAGGAAGAGGCCAAGGCTCGAAAAAGGGCAGGAACCCATGGAGACTGATATCAAAAAAGAGGATGATATTAAGAATGAAGCtaaag ATGAgaaggatgaaaaaaataatattatgaaCGAGGAGACGAAGAAGGAGTCAACTAATCCTTGA